CGCGCTGTTCGGGGGGTTCGGCAACTATTTCATGCCGTTGCAGATCGGCGCGCCGGACATGGCCTTCCCGCGGCTGAACAACCTCAGCTACTGGCTCTATGCCGCCGGCACCACGCTCGCGGTCTGCTCGGTCTTCGCTCCGGGCGGCAACGGCCAGCTCGGCTCGGGCATCGGCTGGGTGCTCTACCCGCCGCTCTCGACCAACGAGGCCGGCATGTCGACCGACCTTGCGATCTTTGCGGTGCACGTCTCGGGCGCCAGCTCGATCCTCGGCGCGATCAACATCATCACCACCTTCCTGAACATGCGTGCCCCCGGCATGACCCTGTTCAAGGTGCCGCTCTTCGCCTGGTCGGTCTTTGTCACCGCCTGGCTGATCCTGCTGTCGCTGCCGGTCCTGGCGGGCGCCATCACCATGCTGCTCACCGACCGTAACTTCGGCACGACCTTCTTCGATCCGGCCGGCGGCGGCGATCCGGTGCTCTACCAGCACATCCTGTGGTTCTTCGGCCACCCGGAAGTGTATATCGTGATCCTGCCGGGCTTCGGCATCGCCAGCCACGTCATCGCCACCTTCTCGCGCAAACCGGTCTTCGGCTACCTGCCGATGGTCTGGGCGATCATCGCCATCGGCGCGCTCGGCTTCGTGGTGTGGGCGCACCACATGTATACCGTGGGCATGTCGCTGACCCAGCAGAGCTACTTCATGCTGGCCACCATGGTGATCGCGGTGCCGACCGGGGTGAAGATCTTCTCCTGGATCGCGACGATGTGGGGCGGCTCGATCGAGTTCAAGACGCCGATGCTCTTCGCGCTCGGCTTCCTGATCCTGTTCACCGTCGGCGGCGTGACCGGCATCGTGCTGAGCCAGGCGGGCGTGGACCGCGCCTATCACGACACCTATTACGTCGTGGCGCATTTCCACTACACCATGTCGATGGGCGCCGCCTTCACGATCTTCGCGGGCTGTTACTTCTACATGCCCAAGATGACCGGCAAGATGTATCCGGAACTGCTCGGCAAGCTGCATTTCTGGATGTTCTTCATCGGCGTGAACCTGACCTTCTTCCCGCAGCACTTCCTGGGCCGTCAGGGTATGCCGCGCCGCTATATCGACTATCCGGAGGCCTTCGCCACCTGGAACGCCGTGTCGAGCTGGGGTGCGCTGCTGTCCTTCTCCTCGTTCCTGCTGTTCTTCGGCATCGTGATCTACACGGTGCGCGCGGGCAAACCCGCCACCGAAAAGAACCCGTGGAACGAATACGCGGACACGCTGGAATGGACCCTGCCCTCGCCGCCGCCGGAGCACACGTTCGAACAGCTCCCGAAGCGCGAAGACTGGGACAAGCAGCACGCTCACTAAGCGCTGCCTGAGACACCACCGAAAAGGCCCCGGCTCCCCGCCGGGGCCTTTTTGCATGGGCAGAGCGGCCCGTCCGGTTTCGCCCGCCCGCATCGCATCCGGCCCGGGACCAACCGCGCCTTCCCTCTCCCTCTCCCTCTCCCTCTCCCTCTCCCTCTCCCTCTCCCTCTCCCTCTCCCTCTCCCTCTCCCTCTCCCTCTCCCTCTCCCTCTCCCTCCCTTCGGAAAGGGCGCGCAAGACCAGCATCTTCCTCAACCCCGTCCCTTCATCTTTCTCCAAATACTCCCCGCAACGCCGGCCACAGGCGGCCCCATCCCCCTTGCGCGCCACCTCAAAACAGGCTGCACTCATCCCATGACCCTGCCCGACCGTTTTGCCGTCCTCGCCGACATCCATGGCAATGCCGACGCCCTGCGTGCGGTGCTGCAAGACATCGACGCACAGGGGATCGGCACCGTTCTGAACCTTGGCGACATGTTCAGCGGACCGCTCGCGGCGGGCGAGACCTGGGCGCTCCTGCACGACCGCGCCTTCCCGACCGTGCGGGGCAATCACGACCGCTATCTCATCGAGCAACGCCCGGAGGAGATGCAGCCCTCCGACCGCGCGGCCCATGACGATCTCCCGCCCGAGGCGCTCGACTGGCTGCGCAATCTGCCCGTGCGTCTGGAGCTGGACGAGGCCCTGCTCTGTCACGCGACACCACGCGACGACCAGACCTACTGGCTCGAAGACGTGAGCGCCGAAGGCCATGTCCACCCCGCCACGCACGCGAGCGTTGCGGAGAGGCTGGGCGCGGTCACCCAGCCGCTTATCCTCTGCGCCCACACCCATCTGCCGCGCATCGCCCGGCATGGGGATCAGCTCATCGTCAACCCGGGCAGCGTCGGCTGCCCCGGCTATGCCGACACGCATCCGGTGCCCCATGTCATGCAGACCGGCACGCCCGATGCCTGCTATGCCCTGCTCACCCGCGCGGGCGCGCGCTGGCAGGTCACACACCGGCATGTGCCATATGACAGCACCCGCATGGCGGCACTCGCCCGTGCCCGGGGGCGCGAAGATTGGGCAGAGGCGGT
The window above is part of the Salipiger abyssi genome. Proteins encoded here:
- a CDS encoding metallophosphoesterase family protein, translated to MTLPDRFAVLADIHGNADALRAVLQDIDAQGIGTVLNLGDMFSGPLAAGETWALLHDRAFPTVRGNHDRYLIEQRPEEMQPSDRAAHDDLPPEALDWLRNLPVRLELDEALLCHATPRDDQTYWLEDVSAEGHVHPATHASVAERLGAVTQPLILCAHTHLPRIARHGDQLIVNPGSVGCPGYADTHPVPHVMQTGTPDACYALLTRAGARWQVTHRHVPYDSTRMAALARARGREDWAEAVAMGWLTQ
- the ctaD gene encoding cytochrome c oxidase subunit I, whose translation is MADAAIHGHEHEDNRGFFTRWFMSTNHKDIGILYLITAAVVGLISVCFTVYMRLELMEPGVQYMCMEGARLFPTSTAECSPNGHLWNVMITGHGILMMFFVVIPALFGGFGNYFMPLQIGAPDMAFPRLNNLSYWLYAAGTTLAVCSVFAPGGNGQLGSGIGWVLYPPLSTNEAGMSTDLAIFAVHVSGASSILGAINIITTFLNMRAPGMTLFKVPLFAWSVFVTAWLILLSLPVLAGAITMLLTDRNFGTTFFDPAGGGDPVLYQHILWFFGHPEVYIVILPGFGIASHVIATFSRKPVFGYLPMVWAIIAIGALGFVVWAHHMYTVGMSLTQQSYFMLATMVIAVPTGVKIFSWIATMWGGSIEFKTPMLFALGFLILFTVGGVTGIVLSQAGVDRAYHDTYYVVAHFHYTMSMGAAFTIFAGCYFYMPKMTGKMYPELLGKLHFWMFFIGVNLTFFPQHFLGRQGMPRRYIDYPEAFATWNAVSSWGALLSFSSFLLFFGIVIYTVRAGKPATEKNPWNEYADTLEWTLPSPPPEHTFEQLPKREDWDKQHAH